One part of the Polyangium spumosum genome encodes these proteins:
- a CDS encoding PP2C family protein-serine/threonine phosphatase: MRTRFAGMTDVGLMREHNEDNLLVMPEYHVVAVADGMGGHRSGDVASRLAVSTLSDFFSVTVGRDGTWPFPADPNLTEEENYVVTGLRLANRRIFDRSLKTMADFGMGTTIVTAMFDKNATRVTVGHVGDSRCYRIRGDKITQLTRDHSLVSDALHMAPWMTEEEIKRLPPNVITRALGIREDVLVDLLTEETAAGDIYLLCSDGLSGLVKDPEICDIVVKAPSLDEACRVLIERANFHGGLDNITVVLARVEADQQG; encoded by the coding sequence ATGCGAACCCGGTTCGCCGGGATGACCGATGTCGGCCTGATGCGGGAGCACAACGAGGACAACCTCCTCGTGATGCCCGAGTACCATGTCGTCGCCGTTGCCGACGGAATGGGCGGGCATCGCTCCGGCGATGTGGCGAGCCGGCTGGCCGTCTCCACCCTCTCGGATTTCTTCTCGGTCACCGTCGGTCGCGACGGTACATGGCCATTTCCTGCCGATCCGAACTTGACGGAGGAGGAGAACTACGTCGTCACGGGCCTACGGCTGGCCAACCGTCGCATCTTCGATCGTTCGCTCAAGACCATGGCGGACTTCGGGATGGGCACGACGATCGTGACGGCGATGTTCGACAAGAACGCGACGCGCGTGACCGTGGGTCACGTGGGCGACAGCCGTTGTTACCGCATCCGGGGTGACAAGATCACGCAGCTCACGCGTGATCACTCGCTCGTCAGCGACGCCTTGCACATGGCGCCGTGGATGACGGAGGAGGAGATCAAGCGGCTGCCGCCGAACGTGATCACGCGCGCGCTCGGCATCCGCGAGGACGTGCTCGTGGATCTCTTGACCGAGGAGACGGCCGCAGGGGACATCTACCTGCTCTGCTCCGACGGCCTCTCGGGCCTCGTGAAGGACCCGGAGATCTGCGACATCGTCGTGAAGGCCCCGTCGCTCGACGAGGCGTGCCGCGTGCTCATCGAGCGCGCGAACTTCCACGGCGGGCTCGACAACATCACCGTCGTGCTCGCGCGCGTGGAAGCCGATCAGCAGGGCTGA